Part of the uncultured Anaeromusa sp. genome is shown below.
CAATGGACCAACGTGGTTATTATACCGGAAAATGACTTGCTCTATCCGCTATATGCGTTACTGAAGAAGGTAATAGGGAGTACGGTAATTGCCTGTGTGCTGGCGTTGGTTGCTGGCTTGCTGGCTGCGCGCTATATTGTTAGGCCGATCGTCAAGGTTGAGGAAGCAGCTAAAAAAATAACCGAAGGCGATTTTTCCAGTAAAATTAAGGTGAAGTATCATGACGAAATAGGCGAACTGTCTAATGCTGTAAACATGATGTCTGAAAAATTGAAGTGTCAATTAGAGCTAAAACGAAAAGCGACGAGTGTAGAAAAGAAGCTGAGAGAACACGGCGCGGCAATGCATCAGGTTATAGGCAGGTTTGTGCCGTATGGATTTCTTGATTTGCTTGATAAAAATAATATTTCAGAAATCGTACCAGGTGATCGTATCGAGAAAGAAATTACTGTTTTATTTACGGACATTCGCTCTTTTACAAAAATTTCCGAAGGAATGAGCAGTGTGGAACTTTTTGAATTCGTAAATCGATACCTTGATTTGGCGGTAGATGTGATTACCCAAAACAATGGCTTTGTGGATAAATTTATTGGTGATGCAATAATGGCGTTGTTTCCTGGCGGTAGTGAAGATGCATTGCAGGCCATTGTTGGAATTCGTCAAGAAATACTGCGACGGGGGTTGCTTTATAAGGGAGAGCCGTTAAAAATTGGGGCGGGCATTCATTTCGGTAATGTTATGCTGGGTACGGTGGGGACATATACGCGTATGGATACTACGGTATTAGGCGATTCTGTTAATTTAGCCTCGCGGATTGAGAGCGCAACTAAAGTATACGGGATTGATGTTTTAATTTCGGAACCGGCGTATTACCAGTTGAAAAATCCTGGGAATTTTTATATCAGGGAGATTGATACGGTAAAAGTTAAGGGCAAGAGCCGCCCCATCAAATTGTACGAAGTATTTGATTGTGATTCTGAAGAACTAAAGCTATGCAAAAAAAAGATAGAAGTCTTGTTTAAAGAAGGATTGCAGTTGTATAAGGAAGGCGTGTTTGAACAGGCGGAGGAAATTTTTAGGCAATGCCAGGAACAGTGTCCTGAAGATCAATTGCTGACGGTATATGTTAAACGGTGCGGAACGATGAGGCGAGTTCCGCCGGGCCCTGACTGGCAAGGAATCAGTGGGATTTAAATACAAGGAGGTTTATAAGTTGAGAACAAAACATATTATTGAGATCTTGCGTAAAATATCATTTTTCGAAGGCTTAGATGATAGGACGCTGGAATTCATTGCCTCGGTTGGTGAAGGGGTAAATGTTAAAGCTGGTGATGTTTTATTTCAAGAAGGCGCAGCAGGTGATAGCGTATACCTGATTATTAAAGGTAAGATCGAGGTATATAAAACCGACCAAGATGGTTATCGTTCCGTTTTGGCAACATTGGGTACAGCCGATATTCTGGGAGAAATGGCTTTGCTTGATGAAAGTCCGCGCTCGGCTTCGGCTCAGGCAGTAGAAGATAGTATATTAATTTCATTAAAAAGAATGGAGTTTCAACTTTTTTTACAAAGTAATTTTGCGGTGGTCCTAAAGTTGTTAAGCACGTTGAGCCGTAAATTGCGTGATGTTAATGATAAGTTGACGGAGCGAAACCGCAGAGGCTATTTTCCCTGAACAAGAAGTGTCGCCTAGGAAGATAATTTATGGAGGAATGATGAAAATGGCATTTATGGAATGGTGCGATAAGTATATGCTGGGGCTTAAAGAGGTAGATGAACAACATGAACAGCTCTTTAACATAGTCAATCAACTGCATCAAGCGGTGGTTGAGGGGGCGGATCAGAGTGTAGTTGGCGCAATTTTAGACGATTTGATTGAGTATACGGTAGAACATTTTGAAACAGAAGAACGTTTGTTTTTGGCCCAGGAGTATCCGCGATATGAAGAGCATAAAAAAGAACATGATCTTTTAACGCAACAAGCCCTGGAGATACAGGAGAAATTTCGAGCAAAAGAGATTACGGTAACGTTTGAGTTGTTAGATTTTTTGAGTGACTGGTTAAAAAACCACACCACGGATTCTGACTTAAAATACGCGCAATTCTCAACGATTAGCAAGGGCTAGATAAAATAGTTGTCTTCATTAGGGAGGCTTGTAATGGAATGTAAAGTGAAAATTTGGGGTTCGCGTGGTTCGCGCGCTGTGCCAGGTCGGGATACGTTGGTATATGGCGGTAATACTGCTTGCGTAGAAGTGCGTTTCGGTCAGCATCAGATGATCATTGATGCTGGCAGCGGTATTTGTGAACTTATGAAAGATATATCTTTTC
Proteins encoded:
- a CDS encoding cyclic nucleotide-binding domain-containing protein encodes the protein MRTKHIIEILRKISFFEGLDDRTLEFIASVGEGVNVKAGDVLFQEGAAGDSVYLIIKGKIEVYKTDQDGYRSVLATLGTADILGEMALLDESPRSASAQAVEDSILISLKRMEFQLFLQSNFAVVLKLLSTLSRKLRDVNDKLTERNRRGYFP
- a CDS encoding bacteriohemerythrin, with the translated sequence MMKMAFMEWCDKYMLGLKEVDEQHEQLFNIVNQLHQAVVEGADQSVVGAILDDLIEYTVEHFETEERLFLAQEYPRYEEHKKEHDLLTQQALEIQEKFRAKEITVTFELLDFLSDWLKNHTTDSDLKYAQFSTISKG
- a CDS encoding adenylate/guanylate cyclase domain-containing protein: MKVTIADSIKKSSLHRLLAVAFVGEILLFAVLAAFLSYTSGLKTTTENARQIASVASDDVTKMVLDYVAEPYQLEQINRHMILNKELNYSDQAQRDRYFVEILKAFPQVTNTALVLANGNEYGVRREDNGSFLVWSGDQERQVLDYFRYDETLGRTEYVKSLTNYNPIKRPSYLKATSMRNPGWTDVYYSATGRGLVITKICPLYIGNEELLGVHSCSILLNKFNGFLQSLMLTENAVAFIVSNSDEVIASSDKKGNSVRKATVLTRVNEYPLLEQGLKTLKERESVEPKTNGAEDISFSFAGEKFYMHMAPITGAHGLQWTNVVIIPENDLLYPLYALLKKVIGSTVIACVLALVAGLLAARYIVRPIVKVEEAAKKITEGDFSSKIKVKYHDEIGELSNAVNMMSEKLKCQLELKRKATSVEKKLREHGAAMHQVIGRFVPYGFLDLLDKNNISEIVPGDRIEKEITVLFTDIRSFTKISEGMSSVELFEFVNRYLDLAVDVITQNNGFVDKFIGDAIMALFPGGSEDALQAIVGIRQEILRRGLLYKGEPLKIGAGIHFGNVMLGTVGTYTRMDTTVLGDSVNLASRIESATKVYGIDVLISEPAYYQLKNPGNFYIREIDTVKVKGKSRPIKLYEVFDCDSEELKLCKKKIEVLFKEGLQLYKEGVFEQAEEIFRQCQEQCPEDQLLTVYVKRCGTMRRVPPGPDWQGISGI